One region of Limibacillus sp. genomic DNA includes:
- a CDS encoding DUF4197 domain-containing protein, producing the protein MERSERCARRHLLLGGLALASSTLLGGCKTGDLNQAMSQLSGTLGGLGGGSGGGLSNDEIAAGLRQALQVGTARTVQRVSRHDGYLRDAAIHIFLPDGLRDVQEALKFVGLSALADDVEVKLNRAAEQAAGRAKPIFLDAIQAMTLNDVIGIWRGPEDAATRYFKGRMTPSLKRAFGPVIDGALASVGALSAYERMMGEYRRLPLVPDVRADLRGHALEQAIAGLFHYLAKEEAEIRKNPAARSTELLRRVFA; encoded by the coding sequence ATGGAACGAAGCGAGCGCTGCGCTCGGCGGCACCTTCTATTGGGCGGGTTGGCCCTGGCGAGTTCCACCCTGCTCGGCGGATGCAAGACCGGTGACCTGAACCAGGCCATGTCCCAGCTTTCCGGAACGCTGGGCGGGCTGGGTGGCGGGTCGGGCGGCGGGCTCAGCAATGACGAGATCGCTGCCGGCCTGCGTCAGGCCTTGCAGGTCGGGACCGCGCGCACGGTCCAACGCGTCTCCCGGCACGACGGCTACCTGAGGGACGCGGCCATCCATATCTTTTTACCTGACGGTCTGCGCGATGTGCAGGAGGCGCTCAAGTTCGTCGGTCTCTCAGCGCTCGCCGACGATGTCGAAGTAAAGTTGAACAGGGCAGCCGAACAAGCCGCAGGGCGCGCCAAGCCGATCTTCCTCGACGCCATTCAAGCGATGACCCTCAACGATGTCATAGGGATCTGGCGCGGGCCGGAGGACGCCGCCACGCGCTACTTCAAGGGCCGCATGACCCCGTCGCTCAAGCGCGCCTTCGGCCCCGTGATCGACGGCGCGCTCGCGTCTGTCGGTGCGCTATCCGCCTATGAACGCATGATGGGAGAATACCGGCGTTTGCCGCTGGTGCCGGATGTGCGCGCCGACCTGCGCGGACACGCCTTGGAGCAGGCAATCGCGGGCCTGTTTCACTATCTGGCGAAAGAAGAAGCGGAAATCCGGAAGAACCCGGCTGCGCGAAGCACGGAGCTGCTACGCAGGGTCTTCGCTTAG
- a CDS encoding Flp family type IVb pilin gives MKYSAIGFRKKAAAFWSGDEGASLIEYSILIGLITALVIAIVVAVAAAVGVRWQNLNSALT, from the coding sequence ATGAAGTATTCTGCGATTGGCTTCAGAAAGAAGGCCGCCGCGTTTTGGTCCGGTGACGAGGGAGCGTCACTGATCGAATATTCCATCCTCATCGGTCTGATCACTGCGCTGGTTATCGCCATCGTTGTCGCAGTGGCCGCGGCGGTTGGTGTACGGTGGCAGAATCTGAACTCGGCGCTTACCTAA
- a CDS encoding cupin domain-containing protein yields MMEITFDRLIEPIGRDRFFEEYHGKTWLHVKGAREISDQVMSWDELGRLMSMRAIWSPATFRVMLDRKALKTEDYCSPLVATGGASQMRPDPKKLGPLIRRGVSVVLNDVSTHTAGAAAVADALQEATGGSAQSNLYFSMSQRQAFGPHNDAHDVFALHCCGEKIWHIYETKEDSPIAHPRFQRSFEESAKMAGPKVAEVKMEPGDLLYIPRGQFHDALASQNGAVHIAFGVTMPKMIDLLTPLWEASVSSAKMRADLPVKPDIEQLSRILSDMGDELKRISQSPQMLRMCETLLAGFGYENDYLDLESLLEGETSYKVNGDIRFTKVQGKPVLARGKEGVEVPGEMVEQVAWVMGREQMRDSDLAHAFPAMADSERQEFIGSLLRMNVLR; encoded by the coding sequence ATGATGGAAATCACTTTCGATCGCTTGATTGAGCCCATCGGGCGCGATCGCTTCTTCGAGGAATATCACGGCAAGACCTGGCTTCACGTGAAAGGCGCGCGGGAAATCTCCGATCAGGTGATGTCCTGGGACGAACTGGGCCGGCTCATGTCGATGCGCGCCATCTGGTCGCCGGCGACCTTCCGCGTGATGCTGGACCGCAAGGCGCTCAAGACCGAAGACTACTGCAGTCCTCTGGTCGCCACCGGCGGCGCGTCGCAGATGCGTCCGGACCCGAAGAAACTGGGGCCTTTGATCCGGCGCGGCGTCTCCGTGGTGCTGAACGACGTAAGCACCCATACCGCGGGGGCAGCTGCGGTCGCCGACGCCTTGCAGGAAGCCACGGGCGGCAGCGCGCAATCGAACCTCTATTTCTCCATGAGCCAACGGCAGGCCTTCGGGCCGCACAATGACGCGCACGACGTCTTCGCTCTCCACTGCTGCGGGGAGAAGATCTGGCATATCTACGAGACCAAAGAGGATTCTCCCATCGCCCATCCGCGCTTCCAGCGGTCGTTTGAAGAGAGCGCCAAGATGGCCGGCCCGAAGGTCGCCGAGGTGAAGATGGAGCCGGGCGACCTGCTCTACATCCCGCGCGGGCAGTTCCACGACGCCCTGGCTTCCCAAAACGGCGCGGTCCACATCGCCTTCGGCGTCACCATGCCGAAGATGATCGATCTCCTGACCCCGCTCTGGGAGGCCTCGGTAAGCTCGGCGAAGATGCGCGCGGACCTTCCGGTCAAGCCCGACATCGAGCAACTCTCGCGCATTCTCTCCGATATGGGGGATGAGTTGAAGCGGATCAGCCAGAGTCCACAGATGCTGCGCATGTGCGAGACGCTGCTCGCCGGGTTTGGCTACGAGAACGACTACCTGGACCTGGAGAGTCTTCTGGAAGGCGAGACCTCCTACAAGGTCAATGGCGATATCCGTTTCACCAAGGTGCAGGGCAAGCCGGTGCTGGCGCGCGGCAAGGAAGGGGTCGAGGTGCCCGGCGAGATGGTCGAGCAGGTCGCCTGGGTGATGGGGCGCGAGCAGATGCGCGACAGCGACCTCGCCCACGCCTTTCCCGCCATGGCGGACAGCGAGCGGCAGGAGTTCATCGGCAGCCTCTTGCGCATGAACGTGCTGCGCTGA
- a CDS encoding SDR family NAD(P)-dependent oxidoreductase: MSKDSKIALVTGGGTGVGRAVATSLLEGGYRVIVVGRRKEKLEETLAAADAGDRGLALTCDVSDPDQVEALFAEIEKRFGRLDLLFNNAGIFTPGAPVGDITPEDWRKAVDVNLNGVFYCTRAAFNLMRRQDPQGGRIINNGSISATAPRPGSAPYTTTKHAITGLTKSTSLDGRPFNIACGQIDIGNAATPMTEKMPEGVPQADGSVKPEPVMDARHVGEAVRHMADLPLDANVQFMTIMATTMPFIGRG; the protein is encoded by the coding sequence ATGAGTAAGGATTCCAAGATCGCATTGGTCACCGGCGGCGGCACGGGCGTCGGGCGCGCAGTCGCGACCTCGCTTCTGGAAGGCGGCTACCGGGTCATCGTGGTCGGACGCCGCAAGGAAAAGCTTGAGGAGACCCTCGCCGCCGCCGATGCCGGGGACCGGGGCCTGGCGCTCACCTGTGATGTGAGCGACCCTGATCAGGTGGAGGCGCTTTTCGCGGAGATCGAAAAGCGCTTCGGGCGGCTGGATCTGCTGTTCAACAATGCGGGTATCTTCACGCCGGGGGCGCCGGTGGGCGACATCACGCCGGAGGATTGGCGCAAGGCGGTGGACGTGAACTTGAACGGCGTTTTCTACTGCACGCGGGCCGCCTTCAACCTGATGCGCCGTCAGGACCCGCAGGGCGGGCGCATCATCAACAACGGCTCCATTTCGGCGACGGCGCCCCGGCCGGGCTCAGCGCCCTACACCACCACCAAGCACGCGATCACCGGACTCACCAAGTCCACCTCGCTGGATGGCCGCCCCTTCAACATCGCTTGCGGGCAGATCGATATCGGCAATGCCGCAACGCCCATGACCGAGAAAATGCCCGAAGGCGTGCCTCAGGCGGACGGCTCCGTGAAGCCTGAGCCGGTGATGGATGCGCGCCACGTCGGCGAGGCGGTCCGGCATATGGCGGACCTGCCGCTCGATGCGAACGTGCAGTTCATGACCATCATGGCGACCACCATGCCCTTCATCGGGCGCGGGTGA
- a CDS encoding rhodanese-like domain-containing protein, whose product MTESRQGRPPSPAPRNFEYVRSHLLARREIAFLDVREEAPHAEGHPLFAANLPFARLELDAYRKLPRLDVPIVTFDGGEGLAEAAAQRLIAMGYGDVGVFSGGLQAWKDGGGELFIDVNVPSKAFGELMEARCHTPSFSAEEVQAMIERGEDIVILDARRVDEYRTMSIPTATSVPGAELVLRAGHLASDPKTRVIVNCAGRTRSLIGAQSLINANLPNQVAALRNGTIGWLLARQKLDHNEDRICRETPEVAREVAARRANEVAKRAGVRHVKLSDIAGWDEQEGRTTYFFDVRSFEEYETGHLVGFYPIPGGQLVQETEMYAPTRGARIVLVDDDGVRANMTGSWLAQMAWEVHVLQDLPKEAFSETGAWHGQPIELPEHREIETSELAELREGADPPTIIDLAKHAEYEKGHIPGAFYLLRSRLEEDCRNLPVTRRYVVTSPEGKLAALAAPDLTKRLDGEVSVLSGGTSAWVAMGQKLEVGENNLASPPIDRYRRPYEGTDAPRKAMQAYLDWEFGLIDQLENDGTHHFKPIPLQE is encoded by the coding sequence ATGACGGAAAGTAGACAAGGGCGGCCGCCAAGCCCCGCTCCACGTAATTTCGAGTATGTGCGCTCACATCTCCTGGCCCGTCGGGAGATCGCATTCCTGGACGTGCGGGAGGAAGCGCCCCATGCCGAGGGCCATCCCCTCTTTGCGGCGAACCTGCCCTTCGCCCGGCTGGAGCTGGATGCCTATCGGAAGCTTCCTCGCCTGGACGTTCCGATTGTGACATTCGACGGCGGCGAAGGCTTGGCTGAGGCGGCCGCACAGCGGCTGATCGCGATGGGCTATGGCGACGTGGGCGTCTTCTCGGGTGGGCTCCAAGCCTGGAAGGACGGGGGCGGAGAGCTATTCATCGACGTCAACGTGCCCAGCAAAGCCTTCGGCGAACTGATGGAGGCGCGCTGCCATACACCCTCCTTCTCCGCCGAGGAGGTGCAGGCCATGATCGAACGCGGGGAGGACATCGTGATTCTCGACGCGCGGCGCGTCGACGAGTACAGGACCATGTCGATCCCCACCGCGACTTCCGTACCGGGCGCGGAACTGGTGCTGCGCGCTGGGCACCTCGCATCGGATCCGAAGACTAGGGTGATCGTCAACTGCGCAGGGCGAACGCGGAGTCTCATCGGCGCTCAATCGCTGATAAATGCCAACCTGCCAAACCAAGTCGCTGCTCTTCGTAACGGCACCATTGGCTGGTTACTCGCGCGTCAAAAACTGGATCACAATGAAGACCGAATTTGCCGGGAGACACCGGAAGTCGCACGGGAAGTTGCGGCTCGTCGCGCAAATGAGGTGGCCAAACGCGCTGGGGTCCGCCACGTGAAACTCAGTGACATCGCTGGCTGGGATGAGCAGGAGGGGCGGACCACCTATTTTTTCGACGTCCGCAGCTTCGAGGAGTATGAGACGGGGCACCTAGTCGGCTTCTATCCAATCCCTGGCGGCCAACTGGTTCAGGAGACTGAGATGTATGCGCCCACGCGTGGAGCCCGCATCGTTTTGGTTGACGACGATGGCGTGCGCGCAAACATGACCGGTTCATGGTTGGCCCAGATGGCATGGGAGGTCCATGTGTTGCAGGACCTCCCAAAAGAGGCATTCTCGGAGACCGGCGCCTGGCACGGGCAGCCAATTGAACTGCCTGAGCACAGGGAGATAGAAACGTCAGAACTCGCAGAACTTCGAGAGGGAGCTGATCCGCCGACAATAATAGATCTCGCAAAGCACGCGGAGTACGAGAAAGGGCACATTCCCGGCGCCTTCTATTTGCTGCGCTCCCGCCTCGAAGAGGATTGCAGAAATCTACCGGTTACTAGGCGCTATGTCGTGACAAGCCCTGAGGGTAAGTTGGCAGCCCTTGCAGCGCCGGATTTGACCAAAAGGCTCGATGGTGAGGTCTCTGTCTTGAGTGGCGGTACATCGGCTTGGGTAGCTATGGGACAGAAATTGGAGGTTGGTGAAAACAATCTAGCCTCGCCTCCTATTGACCGTTACCGACGACCTTATGAGGGAACCGACGCGCCCCGAAAAGCAATGCAGGCCTATCTTGATTGGGAGTTCGGATTGATCGACCAGTTGGAGAATGATGGTACCCATCACTTTAAGCCGATACCCCTCCAAGAATGA
- a CDS encoding IclR family transcriptional regulator: protein MDKTLLKGLSVLEAVIADDQNARKLEDLAAQLGLTRSNAHRTLQTLAHAGYIERDPQKGGYRGTMKLFELGSRSLQSLDVRKIAQPFMARLLEETSETVHLSLLDGLEVVYVEKLDGVLPIRAYTSLGSRAPAYAVATGKALLAEQNEALFDRFEGALEAYTKLTVVEVPALKREARKVREQGYAINRGEWRAGVGGVASPVFDGAGQAIAALGISGPTERLTPAKMKQQGPFVRSVAQELSRAMGHQGSR from the coding sequence TTGGACAAGACACTTCTGAAGGGCCTGTCGGTTCTGGAAGCCGTGATCGCTGACGATCAAAACGCGCGCAAGCTGGAGGACCTGGCTGCCCAGCTCGGGCTCACCCGGAGCAATGCCCACCGTACCCTGCAGACACTCGCCCATGCCGGTTACATCGAACGCGACCCCCAGAAGGGCGGCTACCGAGGCACGATGAAGCTCTTCGAGCTCGGGTCCCGGTCGCTTCAGAGCCTCGATGTGCGCAAGATCGCCCAGCCCTTCATGGCCCGGCTGCTGGAGGAGACCAGCGAGACGGTGCATCTCTCGCTGCTAGACGGCCTTGAGGTCGTCTACGTCGAGAAGCTCGACGGCGTCCTGCCGATCCGCGCCTATACCTCGCTTGGAAGCCGGGCGCCGGCCTATGCGGTTGCAACTGGAAAGGCGCTGCTGGCTGAGCAGAACGAGGCTCTGTTCGACCGGTTCGAGGGGGCGCTTGAGGCCTATACGAAGCTGACCGTCGTCGAGGTCCCGGCGCTGAAGCGCGAGGCCCGCAAGGTGCGCGAACAGGGTTATGCGATCAATCGGGGTGAATGGCGAGCGGGCGTTGGCGGGGTCGCCAGTCCGGTCTTCGACGGTGCAGGTCAGGCCATCGCGGCATTGGGGATCTCCGGCCCCACCGAGCGCCTGACGCCGGCAAAGATGAAGCAGCAGGGACCCTTCGTCCGGTCTGTCGCGCAGGAGCTTTCACGCGCCATGGGGCACCAGGGTAGTCGCTAA
- a CDS encoding CoA-transferase, translating into MAAKIPNGASLALGGSFLHRGPFAFVRELIRQGKKDLEIIKQSPGYDIDILCRAESVDKVRAGIVAMEGNFGLAPYYRKAVEGNRVQLEEHACYSLTAGLRAAAYGIPFQPCAGLHGSDIPAINGWKLIEDPYGAGDPVYAIPAIRPDYAVIQASEVDARGNVRIAGTSHWDHIMTRAAKSVLVVAEKIVETSVFTAAPEATAVPYFMVEAFAIQPNGAWPGSSWPDYAIDYPAVEAYLEPGEESLAAHLAKAPEAGGHK; encoded by the coding sequence TTGGCGGCGAAGATTCCCAACGGCGCATCGCTCGCCTTGGGCGGGAGCTTCCTGCATCGTGGACCCTTCGCTTTCGTGCGTGAGCTTATTCGCCAGGGCAAGAAAGACCTCGAGATCATCAAGCAGTCACCCGGCTACGACATCGACATCCTTTGCCGCGCGGAGAGCGTAGACAAGGTGCGGGCCGGAATCGTTGCTATGGAGGGCAACTTTGGATTGGCGCCCTATTACCGGAAAGCGGTCGAGGGCAACCGCGTTCAGCTCGAGGAGCACGCCTGCTACAGCCTCACGGCAGGCTTGCGTGCAGCGGCATATGGCATTCCCTTTCAACCCTGCGCCGGGCTGCACGGTAGCGACATTCCAGCCATCAACGGCTGGAAGTTGATTGAGGATCCTTACGGCGCGGGCGACCCCGTCTACGCCATCCCTGCAATCCGGCCCGACTACGCGGTGATCCAAGCCAGCGAAGTCGATGCGCGCGGCAACGTCAGGATCGCCGGAACCTCTCATTGGGATCACATCATGACGCGCGCGGCCAAAAGCGTGCTGGTGGTGGCGGAGAAAATTGTCGAGACAAGCGTCTTCACCGCGGCGCCCGAGGCCACCGCAGTCCCTTACTTCATGGTCGAGGCTTTCGCCATCCAGCCGAACGGCGCTTGGCCTGGCTCGAGTTGGCCGGACTATGCCATCGACTACCCGGCGGTAGAGGCCTACCTAGAGCCCGGCGAGGAGAGCCTTGCCGCACATCTGGCCAAGGCGCCGGAGGCCGGAGGCCACAAATGA
- a CDS encoding CoA-transferase: protein MSNHWSGFSYIVTNLARFIRPGEITFSGVNSTLPMLACLLAKKAMEEDFIYINVAGGVDPQPSSIPISSSDPLLAEGSASIFDNEDFYDLCARGRMDLCFLGAAQIDGLGNANNSAIGDWQHPKVRLPGGGGGAVMLPTARRACTWRTEHSPRTLVDKLHFCTSAGGFHGVVTPIAVFKKRAERLALASWHPEVSLEEVRERTGFTFDSEGAEPSAAPSEREKIALTELDPDGQFERDAKVALR, encoded by the coding sequence ATGAGCAACCACTGGTCAGGCTTCTCCTACATCGTAACCAACCTCGCCCGCTTCATCCGGCCCGGCGAAATCACGTTCAGCGGAGTCAACTCGACCCTGCCGATGCTGGCATGCCTGTTGGCGAAGAAGGCCATGGAAGAGGACTTCATCTATATCAACGTCGCCGGTGGCGTGGACCCACAACCCTCCTCGATTCCAATCTCCAGCTCGGATCCCTTGCTGGCGGAGGGATCCGCGTCAATTTTCGACAACGAGGATTTCTATGATCTCTGCGCTCGCGGCCGCATGGATCTTTGCTTCCTCGGCGCGGCCCAGATCGATGGCTTGGGCAACGCGAACAATTCAGCGATCGGGGACTGGCAGCATCCGAAGGTACGCCTGCCCGGCGGTGGGGGCGGTGCAGTGATGCTGCCAACCGCGCGGCGCGCGTGCACCTGGCGCACAGAGCACTCACCCCGCACTTTGGTCGATAAACTGCATTTCTGCACCTCAGCCGGTGGGTTCCATGGCGTGGTGACGCCGATCGCCGTGTTCAAGAAACGGGCGGAACGTCTGGCGCTCGCATCCTGGCATCCGGAAGTCTCTCTCGAAGAAGTACGCGAGCGGACCGGCTTTACTTTTGACTCAGAGGGCGCGGAACCCTCCGCCGCCCCGAGTGAGCGCGAGAAGATAGCTTTGACTGAACTTGACCCGGACGGCCAGTTTGAGAGGGACGCCAAGGTGGCGCTGCGATAG
- a CDS encoding class I adenylate-forming enzyme family protein produces the protein MKPENQSLLPAFFALWKSQERRGRIALIGPQREITYPELHDEVGTLAGKLRAAGILRGARVAIAMERTEAAIVALLAVLTAGAVPWMLEPNLGGNELRRRLSMTRIAWLLLDDANEGELALEDLPTLTHLKVDELSEADPYWDLNIGGEAPALLLFTSGSSGKPKGVLQSHRGVLGNASGVAEATGLQPEDRLLHIMPLFHTNGINNQILAPLLAGASIAMAGRFKAENMPDWIARYQPTIVTGVPTIFSRMLPVDFPPETLTSVRMLRCGSAPITEEQYRRVEQKFGKPLVLSYGLSEATCTSTLNPPAAPRLGSVGRPLPGQRVEILDSRGVLLTEPDSEGEVCISGPTLMLGYIDEQSEGLPKPPGPRLASGDLGYLDQDGYLFLTGRKKEVIIRGGENISPGLIESVLIKVPGVEAVCVVAKHDADLGEVPFAFVVKTEGSEGKALSSEVMSAAVESELSRIHRPAGYQYLDRLPENSVGKVDRKRLAESLADL, from the coding sequence ATGAAGCCAGAGAATCAAAGCCTCCTACCAGCCTTCTTTGCGCTATGGAAGAGTCAGGAGCGCCGCGGACGAATCGCCCTAATCGGGCCTCAACGGGAGATCACCTACCCAGAGCTCCACGACGAGGTGGGCACGCTAGCCGGCAAGCTTCGCGCGGCGGGCATCTTGAGGGGCGCGCGCGTTGCGATCGCGATGGAGCGAACCGAAGCAGCGATTGTTGCTTTGCTCGCCGTCCTGACCGCCGGAGCGGTTCCTTGGATGTTGGAGCCGAACCTTGGTGGTAACGAGTTGCGGCGGCGACTCAGCATGACCAGGATCGCCTGGCTACTTTTGGACGACGCAAATGAGGGGGAGCTAGCGCTAGAAGACCTGCCCACCCTCACGCACCTCAAGGTCGATGAGCTATCGGAAGCCGACCCCTACTGGGATTTGAACATCGGAGGCGAGGCTCCTGCTCTACTACTCTTCACCTCCGGAAGTAGCGGTAAGCCTAAAGGCGTTCTTCAAAGCCACCGAGGCGTGCTGGGCAACGCCAGCGGCGTCGCCGAAGCTACAGGCCTACAGCCGGAAGATCGGCTCCTCCACATCATGCCCCTTTTCCATACCAATGGAATCAATAACCAGATTCTGGCGCCGCTGCTGGCGGGAGCGAGCATTGCCATGGCTGGGCGATTCAAGGCTGAGAATATGCCGGACTGGATAGCACGATACCAACCGACCATCGTAACCGGCGTGCCTACCATTTTCTCTCGCATGTTGCCGGTGGACTTTCCGCCCGAAACGCTCACGTCAGTGCGAATGCTACGCTGCGGGTCAGCGCCCATCACCGAAGAGCAATACCGCCGCGTCGAGCAGAAATTTGGCAAACCCCTGGTGCTGTCTTATGGCCTTTCGGAGGCCACCTGCACATCTACTCTGAATCCCCCGGCAGCGCCGAGGCTTGGCTCGGTGGGCAGACCTCTGCCGGGTCAGCGGGTCGAAATTCTAGACAGCCGCGGTGTATTACTCACGGAACCCGACTCCGAAGGAGAGGTGTGTATCTCCGGCCCGACCCTGATGCTCGGCTATATTGATGAGCAGTCAGAGGGCCTGCCAAAGCCGCCTGGACCTCGGCTGGCAAGCGGTGACCTGGGGTATCTTGATCAGGATGGTTACCTATTTCTGACCGGGCGAAAGAAAGAGGTCATTATCCGCGGCGGAGAAAACATTTCGCCCGGGCTTATAGAAAGTGTCCTCATCAAGGTTCCCGGCGTAGAGGCGGTCTGCGTGGTGGCTAAACATGATGCTGACCTAGGAGAAGTGCCGTTCGCCTTCGTGGTGAAGACTGAGGGAAGTGAGGGCAAAGCCCTTAGCAGCGAAGTTATGAGCGCTGCTGTGGAATCTGAGCTTTCACGCATTCACAGACCAGCAGGATATCAATACCTCGACAGGCTACCCGAAAACTCCGTAGGAAAAGTTGATCGTAAGCGG